From a single Pseudoalteromonas nigrifaciens genomic region:
- a CDS encoding TatD family hydrolase: protein MQFIDSHCHLDFTEFDSNRESLISECVAKGVEQFVVPGISLAQSRALLEFKINFAGVKIAAGLHPYFLNQHQESHIELLFTFATANKNQLVAIGECGLDRSIENLSKQTFLFEQQIALANQLGLPLIVHHRQSHDLIAQSFKRCKPKYGGVIHAFSGSLQQAQYYIKQGFKLGVGGVISYPRAVKTRDVIANINTSHLVLETDSPSMPLCGYQGKINTPLQIVRVFDVLCELKPKQHKEQLATELYDSCCDVFCI from the coding sequence ATGCAATTTATTGACTCTCATTGCCACCTCGACTTTACAGAGTTTGACTCAAACCGCGAGTCACTCATTAGCGAGTGTGTAGCAAAGGGAGTTGAGCAGTTTGTGGTGCCCGGTATTAGTTTGGCCCAATCGCGTGCACTACTTGAATTTAAAATTAACTTTGCAGGCGTAAAAATAGCTGCAGGACTGCATCCTTACTTTTTAAATCAGCATCAAGAGTCCCATATAGAGCTGCTATTTACATTTGCTACGGCCAATAAAAACCAGCTGGTGGCAATTGGCGAATGCGGTCTAGATCGAAGTATTGAAAACCTCTCCAAACAAACCTTTTTATTTGAACAACAAATAGCACTGGCTAATCAGCTAGGATTACCGTTAATTGTGCATCATAGGCAAAGCCATGATTTAATAGCGCAGTCGTTTAAGCGTTGTAAGCCTAAGTATGGGGGGGTTATTCATGCGTTTTCGGGATCACTTCAACAAGCTCAATATTATATTAAGCAAGGTTTTAAGCTCGGTGTAGGCGGTGTTATTAGCTACCCGCGAGCGGTTAAAACGCGCGATGTAATTGCCAATATAAATACATCGCACCTAGTGCTTGAAACCGACTCGCCATCAATGCCGCTATGTGGTTATCAAGGGAAGATCAATACGCCGCTGCAAATAGTGCGGGTATTTGATGTATTGTGTGAATTAAAGCCCAAACAACACAAAGAGCAACTAGCTACAGAGCTTTACGACTCATGCTGTGATGTTTTTTGTATATAA
- a CDS encoding TMEM175 family protein: MGKGRLEAFSDGVLAIIITIMVLELKIPEGAGIEALVPMLPNFFSYVLSFVYVGIYWNNHHHLLHAAGSVSGGVLWSNLNLLFWLSLFPFSTSWMGGNHFEPLPTATYGAVLFMAAIAYNILQRSIMATDGCSSVLRKAIGADWKGKVSMALYLSAVGVAFVAPWLAQVIYVAVALLWLVPDKRIEQAVNQN; encoded by the coding sequence ATGGGAAAAGGTCGATTAGAAGCTTTTAGTGATGGTGTGTTGGCAATTATTATTACCATTATGGTATTGGAGCTAAAAATACCTGAAGGCGCAGGAATTGAAGCACTTGTGCCTATGCTCCCTAACTTTTTTAGCTATGTTTTAAGTTTTGTATACGTAGGGATTTACTGGAATAACCATCATCATTTATTACACGCTGCTGGCAGTGTTTCGGGTGGGGTATTGTGGTCAAATTTAAATTTACTTTTTTGGTTATCATTATTCCCGTTTTCGACCAGTTGGATGGGAGGTAATCACTTTGAGCCGCTACCTACCGCGACTTATGGTGCCGTGCTGTTTATGGCGGCGATTGCGTATAATATTTTACAACGCAGCATAATGGCGACAGATGGCTGCAGCTCTGTATTGCGCAAAGCAATCGGTGCAGACTGGAAAGGCAAAGTGTCTATGGCGCTTTACTTATCGGCAGTAGGCGTAGCATTTGTAGCACCATGGTTAGCACAAGTAATATATGTAGCAGTGGCGCTGCTATGGTTAGTGCCAGATAAAAGAATAGAGCAGGCCGTTAATCAAAATTAA
- a CDS encoding PilZ domain-containing protein translates to MAEDILLKHEDLISELKHYLGNPKFDLIFKSKIAGLTKPEQFLMKMEMTRLSQPIARFIDLRGLVTGQVKPYDHNGKQHFMDETAIEVFEAALKQHGGYTLAVYEAVMNTENNHRVLQRKTTEKIAEQAIDDSLNTNVIKFASYESRSEERMNYSIKVTVEYNDKKSIAASTSDISLSGCKIKLATRYVLKKGHLIALRLVGLEQDFELGLKNGIQYEVVAVENISKEFNHIRLKRTFIENNEAFDNFLESFIHGNKRRYKVNLDNTLDAVVSKGYEQYYIPRVTSLYVFLSKKDNVLYPSLSLTTENNIFIQRYFTDERQNPCLYSVLNEQRINALLLKQTPVKEDYLYTFTHISAGKIYYYSATRNELEQNPQLKNLFLAFGSQKDTWQCFKIQIMPSHPDDSFIPLSLPNTVSKNIEKLNKPPSPRVEGLVKNVKYMVVLTAIGNKTEQQHNQQLNYDKALINQLKHFGHSKSKSAPYLDIVPLEYVNLRSDKRYLYKTNVSISVNDEVVHGLTRDFSVMGLQLECKQPVSLKKGDIVLLSFPDLQKITKTYQLSELKYEVMAVNKSFTIINLKASRVADLPHAGVLFFTQLINSNKDKLKVSEEAPKVPGLSTALRNMVTKSVCQFPLYLHKEGAHFKAGAIGFGLYPSPLHVLLQNFGLLGNKTDLSSIITDEQIVNVITPQIKDLSRQDPPSAFTLVINFDPRKGSISESITSYCIAGEDYNDFQEQISKGLKSNLIFVMRLYISRTGRPDTDYLSNELKYVSQYALHKARELEEALWSVAGVGDIVDITEEALSHLKLEQQQVDQMGRRKLLWLNRLR, encoded by the coding sequence ATGGCTGAAGACATACTGCTCAAGCACGAAGATCTTATATCTGAATTAAAACATTATTTAGGCAACCCTAAATTTGATTTAATTTTTAAGTCTAAAATAGCTGGGCTTACAAAGCCTGAACAGTTTTTAATGAAAATGGAAATGACACGCTTATCTCAGCCGATAGCGCGCTTTATTGACTTACGTGGTTTAGTGACTGGGCAGGTAAAGCCTTATGATCACAATGGCAAGCAACATTTCATGGATGAAACAGCGATTGAAGTATTTGAAGCTGCGCTAAAACAACACGGTGGTTATACCCTTGCCGTTTATGAGGCAGTGATGAACACCGAAAATAATCATCGGGTGTTACAACGCAAAACCACAGAAAAAATTGCAGAGCAAGCCATTGATGACTCCCTTAATACAAATGTTATAAAGTTTGCCTCTTATGAAAGCCGCTCTGAAGAGCGAATGAACTATTCAATTAAAGTAACGGTTGAATACAACGACAAAAAAAGTATTGCTGCTAGCACTTCCGATATATCCCTCAGTGGTTGTAAAATAAAGCTAGCCACTCGTTATGTGCTAAAAAAAGGACATTTAATCGCCTTGCGTTTGGTAGGTTTAGAGCAAGACTTTGAGCTAGGTTTAAAAAATGGCATTCAGTATGAGGTTGTCGCCGTAGAAAATATTTCTAAAGAGTTTAATCATATTCGTTTAAAACGCACCTTTATTGAAAATAATGAAGCGTTTGATAATTTTTTAGAAAGCTTTATCCACGGTAATAAACGTCGCTATAAAGTAAACCTTGATAATACGCTCGATGCTGTGGTTTCTAAGGGTTACGAGCAATACTATATTCCACGCGTCACCTCTTTATATGTGTTTTTAAGTAAAAAAGACAATGTACTTTATCCTAGCTTAAGTCTAACCACCGAAAACAACATTTTTATTCAACGTTACTTTACCGATGAACGCCAAAACCCTTGTTTATACAGTGTGCTTAATGAGCAACGTATTAATGCATTACTTTTAAAACAGACTCCAGTTAAAGAAGATTATTTATATACTTTTACTCATATTTCAGCGGGCAAAATTTATTATTATTCTGCAACACGTAATGAGCTTGAACAAAACCCTCAGCTAAAAAACTTATTTTTAGCTTTTGGCAGTCAAAAAGACACCTGGCAGTGCTTTAAAATACAAATTATGCCAAGCCATCCAGATGACTCATTTATTCCTTTATCGTTACCAAACACTGTAAGTAAAAATATTGAAAAGCTCAATAAGCCGCCTTCTCCTCGGGTAGAAGGGTTAGTGAAAAATGTAAAATATATGGTGGTACTAACTGCTATTGGTAATAAAACTGAACAGCAACACAATCAGCAATTAAATTACGATAAAGCTTTGATTAATCAATTGAAGCATTTTGGCCATAGCAAAAGTAAGTCTGCGCCTTATTTAGATATTGTACCTTTAGAGTATGTAAATCTTCGCTCTGATAAGCGCTACTTATATAAAACGAATGTGTCGATTAGCGTAAACGATGAGGTAGTACATGGCCTTACTCGCGACTTTTCGGTTATGGGCTTGCAGCTTGAATGCAAACAACCAGTAAGCTTAAAAAAAGGCGACATTGTTTTACTCTCGTTTCCTGACTTACAAAAAATAACCAAAACATATCAGCTTAGTGAGCTAAAGTACGAAGTGATGGCTGTAAATAAGTCGTTCACTATTATTAATTTAAAAGCCAGCCGAGTTGCCGACTTACCCCATGCTGGAGTGCTGTTTTTTACGCAGTTAATTAACAGTAATAAAGATAAACTAAAAGTGTCAGAAGAAGCGCCCAAAGTGCCTGGGCTCTCTACAGCACTTAGAAATATGGTAACTAAAAGCGTTTGCCAGTTCCCACTTTATTTACATAAAGAAGGAGCGCACTTTAAAGCAGGTGCAATTGGCTTTGGCTTATACCCTAGCCCACTACATGTGCTTTTACAAAACTTTGGTTTGTTGGGTAATAAAACCGATTTATCGAGCATTATTACTGATGAGCAAATCGTTAATGTGATCACCCCACAGATAAAAGATCTTAGCCGCCAAGATCCGCCAAGCGCCTTTACACTTGTGATTAATTTTGATCCCCGTAAGGGCAGTATTTCAGAGTCTATTACCAGTTATTGCATAGCAGGTGAGGATTATAATGATTTTCAGGAACAAATAAGCAAAGGCTTAAAGTCGAATCTTATTTTTGTTATGCGCTTGTATATATCACGTACTGGACGCCCAGATACCGATTATTTATCTAACGAACTAAAATATGTGAGTCAATATGCGCTGCATAAAGCAAGGGAATTAGAAGAGGCATTGTGGTCTGTAGCGGGTGTCGGTGATATTGTCGATATCACCGAAGAAGCCTTAAGCCATTTAAAACTTGAACAGCAACAAGTTGACCAAATGGGTCGCCGCAAACTGCTTTGGCTAAACCGCCTGCGTTAA
- the serB gene encoding phosphoserine phosphatase SerB gives MSQTNMAQPGAEQPLTQLVLNKWFSYQDEVFLPLKNLPNKHQGLFSIAFAGNFSITHIKAIIDFFAKHNQTVTGLCQYQPDLSLPAALCFYIKQAELPINPLVLQQFSSTLDFQLVQIACPPNLYEPGLLVMDMDSTAITIECIDEIARLANVYDEVASVTALAMAGKLDFSESLNQRVAKLTGIEKSLIDELKNNLPLMPGIKMLCQILKQHQWHLAIASGGFVPFAEQVQALINLDEVHANVLEFKDNKLTGKVLGTIVDAQQKAVILESLQQQLGLIKSQTVAIGDGANDLKMMATAGLGVAVHGKAKVVEQAQAAICQGSLLQLLYMLAIPLNSEATV, from the coding sequence ATGTCGCAAACGAACATGGCACAGCCTGGTGCTGAGCAACCATTAACGCAGTTAGTATTAAATAAATGGTTTAGCTATCAGGATGAGGTGTTTTTACCGTTAAAAAACCTACCTAATAAACACCAAGGTTTATTTAGTATTGCCTTTGCTGGCAATTTTAGTATTACCCATATTAAAGCCATAATAGATTTTTTTGCGAAGCATAATCAAACCGTTACAGGGCTTTGCCAGTATCAGCCGGACTTAAGTTTACCAGCGGCACTGTGTTTTTATATTAAGCAAGCAGAGCTGCCGATTAACCCGCTAGTATTACAACAATTTTCCAGCACACTTGATTTTCAGCTAGTGCAAATAGCTTGCCCACCCAACTTGTATGAGCCAGGTTTATTGGTAATGGATATGGATTCAACCGCTATTACTATTGAGTGCATAGATGAAATTGCACGCTTAGCTAACGTATACGATGAGGTTGCTTCGGTAACAGCACTGGCAATGGCTGGTAAGCTTGATTTTAGTGAAAGCCTAAATCAGCGCGTCGCTAAACTTACCGGAATTGAAAAAAGCTTAATAGATGAGTTAAAAAATAATTTACCTTTAATGCCGGGTATTAAAATGCTTTGCCAAATACTTAAACAGCATCAGTGGCACTTAGCCATTGCGTCGGGTGGTTTCGTACCCTTTGCAGAGCAAGTACAAGCGTTAATCAATTTAGATGAAGTACACGCTAATGTGCTTGAATTTAAAGATAATAAGCTCACAGGTAAAGTATTAGGCACAATTGTAGATGCACAGCAAAAAGCCGTTATTTTAGAGTCATTACAGCAACAGCTGGGATTAATAAAGTCGCAAACAGTGGCGATTGGCGATGGGGCTAACGATTTAAAAATGATGGCAACAGCAGGGCTAGGTGTAGCAGTACATGGTAAAGCAAAAGTGGTTGAGCAAGCCCAAGCAGCTATTTGCCAAGGCTCGTTATTACAATTACTGTATATGCTAGCTATACCATTAAATAGTGAGGCTACTGTTTAA
- the radA gene encoding DNA repair protein RadA, translated as MAKAAKVEFVCTECGMNYQRWQGQCRCGAWNTLAEFKPSAGQSKKASARVSVGGYAGGIGGGSKKINDIATAETEKQLTEIGELDRVLSGGVTTGSVNIISGDPGAGKTTLLSDLVARMSQRMPSLYCTAEESLSQFKNRVNRLKLNYNPDALYLLSETSVETIIEELDKNKIKFAVIDSIQAVVTDTANGSPGSPSQVKSAAQALTQYCKQNDVTMFIIAHVNKNNEIAGPQTLVHIVDALLHIDTNDGQIRTLRANKNRFGDIDTVGIFRMCERGMLSVDNPSEIFLSGSTTDSPGSAITCIRKGNRNLLLEIQCLTTEIEAEFPQRVCVGLNMNRIKMLTGILRKHTKTKIFHDTFFNIVGGLKIDESETCIDLALVAALLSSLNDFVVPRTTCIMGELSLNGDVRPIDSGVPRVKEAAQHGFTEIFIPFRNYHKSMEGLGAKITPIKTVHELLSLIN; from the coding sequence ATGGCTAAAGCGGCAAAAGTAGAGTTTGTTTGTACCGAATGTGGCATGAACTACCAACGTTGGCAAGGTCAATGCCGCTGTGGTGCATGGAACACATTAGCAGAATTTAAACCGTCAGCAGGGCAAAGTAAAAAAGCATCGGCACGCGTAAGTGTAGGTGGTTATGCTGGGGGGATTGGTGGCGGTTCTAAAAAAATTAATGATATTGCTACCGCAGAAACTGAAAAACAGTTAACTGAAATTGGCGAGCTCGATCGTGTTTTAAGTGGCGGTGTAACAACGGGGTCAGTTAATATAATCTCTGGCGATCCAGGGGCTGGTAAAACAACCTTGTTATCTGATTTAGTGGCACGAATGTCACAACGCATGCCCTCACTTTACTGTACCGCAGAAGAATCTTTATCGCAGTTTAAAAACAGAGTGAATCGTTTAAAGTTAAATTATAACCCTGATGCGCTTTATTTACTTTCCGAAACCAGTGTTGAAACCATCATTGAAGAACTCGATAAAAATAAAATTAAGTTTGCAGTAATAGACTCCATTCAAGCAGTGGTCACCGACACAGCTAACGGTAGCCCAGGCTCGCCTTCGCAAGTAAAAAGTGCCGCGCAAGCACTTACGCAATACTGTAAGCAAAATGATGTCACTATGTTCATTATTGCCCATGTAAATAAAAACAACGAAATAGCTGGTCCGCAAACGCTGGTGCATATAGTTGACGCACTATTGCATATAGATACTAACGATGGGCAAATTCGTACCTTACGAGCAAATAAAAACCGCTTTGGTGATATAGATACAGTCGGTATTTTTAGAATGTGCGAACGCGGTATGCTCAGCGTTGATAACCCCAGCGAAATATTTTTATCAGGCTCAACTACAGATTCACCTGGCTCTGCAATTACGTGTATTCGTAAAGGTAATCGTAATTTATTACTCGAAATTCAATGTTTAACCACTGAAATTGAGGCGGAATTTCCGCAGCGTGTTTGCGTTGGTTTAAACATGAACCGAATAAAAATGCTCACCGGCATACTGCGTAAGCACACAAAAACTAAAATATTTCACGATACGTTTTTTAATATAGTGGGTGGCTTAAAAATTGATGAATCAGAAACCTGTATAGATTTAGCGTTGGTTGCTGCGCTACTTAGCAGCTTAAATGATTTTGTGGTGCCACGTACCACTTGTATTATGGGAGAGCTGAGTTTAAATGGCGACGTACGCCCAATAGACAGTGGCGTACCGCGCGTTAAAGAAGCTGCGCAGCATGGCTTTACGGAAATATTTATTCCATTTCGTAATTACCATAAATCAATGGAAGGGCTGGGCGCTAAGATCACCCCGATAAAAACAGTACATGAGTTACTTAGTTTAATTAATTAG
- a CDS encoding AhpA/YtjB family protein, which yields MKNNHLKNPITASQKKRLVRLLLATACLILLSWVGINSSFQSHQLLYDSADSTAKSLTKFMALNAKTPLIEKNKPQLNALCNNISKDEFVLSATIYDQQGMLIASSDNWQSLHVNGQLSESTPGVSKLKTPFIEPVVSDDDRPVGFVSITYLTRAAVTSSHNHFHDLGRQVLLMLVIACIFTWQFGRGLKIWQVNRYIQKTSQHES from the coding sequence ATGAAAAATAACCATCTTAAAAACCCTATCACTGCCTCACAAAAAAAACGCTTAGTGCGTTTATTGCTTGCTACTGCCTGCTTAATATTACTGAGCTGGGTGGGCATTAATAGTAGTTTTCAAAGCCATCAATTACTTTATGACAGTGCCGATAGTACGGCAAAATCGCTCACCAAATTTATGGCATTAAATGCTAAAACCCCGTTAATTGAAAAAAACAAACCGCAACTTAATGCATTATGTAACAACATAAGCAAAGATGAATTTGTACTTTCAGCCACAATTTACGACCAGCAAGGCATGCTTATAGCCAGTAGCGATAATTGGCAATCGCTGCATGTTAACGGCCAGCTATCTGAATCAACTCCTGGTGTTAGTAAACTTAAAACACCGTTTATAGAGCCCGTGGTAAGTGACGACGACAGACCTGTTGGTTTTGTATCTATTACTTATTTAACCCGTGCGGCAGTTACATCTAGCCACAATCATTTTCATGACTTAGGTCGCCAAGTATTATTAATGTTGGTAATTGCATGTATTTTTACTTGGCAATTTGGCCGTGGCTTAAAAATATGGCAGGTTAATCGTTATATACAAAAAACATCACAGCATGAGTCGTAA
- the pdxH gene encoding pyridoxamine 5'-phosphate oxidase, translated as MKLEDIRREYLQNALSEDNLLDDPFKQFETWLEQAVASNLRDPTAMVVATVDDTGQPSQRIVLLKHLDNDGFVFFTNTGSRKAQELKGNNKISLHFPWHPMERQVIVYGEAKPLPTSAVAKYFLSRPKESQLAAWASAQSRPVSSRKVLMETFANMKNKFAKGEIPLPDFWGGYCVVPQKIEFWQGGAHRLHDRFMYQRQADNSWQITRLNP; from the coding sequence ATGAAACTCGAAGATATCCGTCGTGAATACCTGCAAAACGCGTTAAGCGAAGATAACTTGCTTGATGATCCGTTTAAACAGTTTGAAACCTGGCTTGAGCAAGCTGTAGCAAGTAATTTACGTGATCCAACCGCTATGGTAGTGGCGACAGTTGATGATACCGGGCAGCCTTCGCAGCGTATTGTATTGCTTAAGCATTTAGATAATGATGGTTTTGTGTTTTTTACTAATACAGGTTCGCGCAAAGCGCAGGAGCTTAAAGGTAATAATAAAATATCGCTGCACTTTCCTTGGCACCCTATGGAACGCCAAGTAATTGTGTATGGCGAGGCTAAACCTTTACCTACTTCTGCGGTGGCTAAGTACTTTTTATCTCGCCCTAAAGAAAGCCAGCTAGCAGCGTGGGCATCAGCACAAAGTCGCCCAGTTTCATCGCGTAAAGTGTTGATGGAAACCTTTGCCAATATGAAAAACAAGTTTGCTAAAGGTGAAATTCCTTTACCTGACTTTTGGGGTGGCTATTGTGTTGTACCGCAAAAAATTGAGTTTTGGCAAGGTGGGGCACACCGCCTGCACGACCGCTTTATGTATCAGCGCCAAGCAGACAACAGCTGGCAAATTACACGCTTAAACCCTTAA